In Acaryochloris marina S15, a single genomic region encodes these proteins:
- a CDS encoding SMI1/KNR4 family protein: MSTITDHLDELVELIEAKGIQISNDLKPGLTKEEINVRTEVLHFKIPDELYELYSWHNGQDDEGVIPLFRGSYLISLEEALNDYYTVQTYKEDPEDDFLSYCFPFAHDEGGIYVLPTSSQPLYPELTRPVIDIHEGVDVLYTSFINMLVTINTCFKDGAYIIDPCGKYGPYDQNDALETQIMKKLNPGLYG, encoded by the coding sequence AATTCAAATTAGTAACGACCTAAAGCCTGGTCTGACAAAAGAAGAGATTAACGTCAGAACAGAGGTCCTACATTTCAAAATTCCAGATGAGTTATACGAGCTTTATAGTTGGCATAATGGCCAGGATGATGAGGGTGTAATACCTCTATTTCGGGGCTCTTACTTAATTTCGTTAGAAGAAGCCCTCAATGACTACTACACCGTTCAAACCTATAAGGAAGATCCTGAGGACGATTTCTTAAGTTATTGTTTCCCTTTTGCCCATGATGAAGGGGGCATATACGTTTTACCAACCTCCTCACAACCCTTGTACCCAGAACTAACTCGTCCAGTTATTGATATCCATGAAGGTGTTGATGTCTTATACACAAGCTTTATCAATATGCTCGTTACTATTAACACCTGTTTTAAGGACGGGGCATACATAATCGATCCTTGTGGCAAGTATGGACCATATGACCAAAATGATGCTTTAGAAACACAGATTATGAAGAAATTGAACCCGGGGTTATATGGTTGA
- a CDS encoding HAD family hydrolase: protein MRLKYPQCNTGITDTSVNQAPSPYNSALNQTDRIQFLVFDLDGVITSEQKYWNTARLTVWELITQPEYLGLTNYFGPTQPQQVLVSGQQTINNDFIYELKRRAINSNWDLTYFVFCLHLAGILRQLQQREPQKWSGLNPEIDLANSEQWQLLRQSLQGLTFDPNESAATIAQFWQETTDLKGSAVTEYVRPFYQKHLGISLPETHSDLWNLCYQNFQAWYEGRKGFTLPDDETVLDVEQIKAILQTLKDADRFTLAIATGRPRNEVIEPLTALGLLSFFDPQRIVTYDEVLAAEDQLNPNSTPIKLGKPHPFVVLKALYVDEDPQLFCTEAFQQQDRVHAVYIGDAASDVVAAQRSGCISVGVLTGFTASRAKSEQVQMFTDLGCDCVIESIQALPQVLGIEPT from the coding sequence TTGAGACTCAAATACCCTCAATGTAATACGGGTATAACGGATACCAGCGTGAATCAAGCCCCCTCCCCATACAATTCAGCCCTCAACCAAACTGATCGCATCCAATTTCTCGTCTTTGATTTAGATGGGGTGATTACCAGCGAACAAAAATATTGGAATACCGCTCGGTTAACGGTTTGGGAACTGATCACCCAGCCCGAATACTTGGGCTTAACGAATTATTTTGGCCCCACTCAACCCCAACAAGTCCTTGTGAGTGGTCAACAGACCATCAACAACGACTTTATCTATGAACTCAAACGACGGGCCATCAACTCCAATTGGGATTTGACCTACTTTGTGTTCTGCCTTCATTTAGCAGGAATCCTTCGTCAGCTCCAGCAACGGGAACCCCAAAAATGGTCTGGTCTCAACCCTGAAATTGATCTTGCCAACTCAGAACAGTGGCAGCTTTTAAGGCAAAGCTTACAAGGCTTAACCTTTGATCCCAACGAAAGTGCGGCGACGATTGCTCAATTTTGGCAGGAGACCACTGACCTGAAAGGTTCAGCAGTTACCGAGTACGTCCGCCCCTTCTATCAAAAACACTTGGGCATTTCTTTGCCTGAGACCCACAGTGACTTGTGGAATCTGTGTTATCAAAACTTCCAGGCTTGGTATGAAGGTCGCAAAGGTTTTACGCTGCCTGATGATGAAACTGTCCTGGATGTGGAACAGATTAAGGCTATTTTGCAAACCCTTAAGGACGCCGATCGATTTACCCTTGCGATCGCAACCGGTCGCCCCCGCAACGAAGTCATCGAACCCTTAACAGCCTTGGGATTACTCTCTTTTTTCGATCCTCAGCGTATCGTTACCTATGATGAAGTGCTGGCTGCCGAAGATCAGTTGAATCCAAACTCAACTCCCATTAAATTAGGCAAGCCCCATCCCTTCGTCGTCCTTAAAGCTCTCTATGTGGATGAAGACCCTCAACTCTTTTGTACCGAGGCATTTCAACAACAAGATCGTGTTCATGCTGTCTATATCGGTGATGCTGCTAGCGATGTGGTTGCAGCCCAGCGGTCTGGATGCATTTCCGTGGGTGTCCTCACCGGATTTACGGCTAGTCGGGCTAAGTCAGAACAGGTGCAGATGTTTACGGATCTGGGTTGTGATTGCGTGATTGAAAGTATTCAAGCTTTGCCTCAAGTGTTAGGAATTGAGCCGACATGA
- the hisC gene encoding histidinol-phosphate transaminase codes for MTLNLDTIEQWVSPSILSLAPKTVGLQKNDQAIRLDKGELPYPPSPKVVDAISQAATTCNRYPAVLGGVLRDKLADYTGTSPDQLIISNGSDDLIELIIKVFVQPGQQVLLPVPTFFVYWHATQVMGGMPVFVQRTPDFGLDVDALVAKVTSDTKVLYIANPNNPTANLVPRETLIEVLDRVSCMVVVDECYFELCQTTIADLVDTYPNLIVLRSLSKSFGLAGLRIGYGIANAQVVDYLYRAAQLFPVNKVAIAAGIAALEDQAYVQANIQKILAEKPQLQQALVTLGFRVYPSDTNFLLVDTQPLNLQSDVLVKALQDQNIWVADFGSKPGLGAHYFRTAVGTPTENQALIQGLEVAIAQISSV; via the coding sequence ATGACCCTAAATCTAGACACCATTGAACAGTGGGTAAGTCCATCTATCCTTAGTCTTGCCCCTAAAACCGTGGGTCTCCAGAAAAACGACCAGGCTATTCGCTTAGATAAAGGTGAGTTGCCCTATCCTCCTTCCCCCAAAGTGGTAGATGCTATTTCCCAAGCCGCCACGACCTGTAATCGTTACCCGGCTGTTCTTGGAGGGGTTCTTCGAGATAAACTCGCTGACTACACTGGGACGTCCCCTGACCAGCTCATTATCAGCAATGGGTCCGATGACCTGATTGAGTTGATTATTAAGGTGTTTGTTCAGCCGGGGCAACAAGTTCTTTTACCCGTGCCCACCTTTTTTGTCTATTGGCATGCGACTCAGGTGATGGGGGGGATGCCTGTCTTCGTTCAACGGACCCCTGATTTTGGCCTAGATGTGGATGCTTTGGTGGCAAAGGTTACCTCCGACACCAAAGTTTTGTATATCGCTAATCCCAATAACCCCACCGCTAATTTAGTCCCTCGCGAAACGCTAATTGAGGTGCTCGATCGGGTGAGCTGTATGGTGGTGGTGGATGAATGCTATTTTGAGCTGTGCCAAACCACGATTGCGGATCTGGTAGACACCTACCCCAATCTGATTGTGCTGCGTAGTCTTTCCAAGAGTTTTGGCCTGGCCGGGTTGCGCATTGGCTATGGGATTGCCAATGCGCAAGTGGTTGATTACCTCTATCGAGCCGCCCAGTTGTTTCCTGTGAATAAAGTTGCGATCGCAGCCGGTATCGCCGCCCTCGAAGATCAGGCCTATGTTCAGGCCAATATCCAGAAAATTTTGGCAGAGAAACCCCAGTTACAACAAGCATTAGTCACGTTAGGGTTTAGAGTCTACCCCAGCGATACCAATTTTCTATTGGTTGATACACAGCCTTTAAATCTGCAATCAGATGTTTTAGTTAAAGCCCTCCAAGACCAAAATATTTGGGTTGCCGATTTTGGTTCTAAGCCTGGGTTAGGGGCTCATTATTTCCGCACTGCCGTGGGAACACCTACCGAAAATCAAGCATTGATTCAGGGATTGGAGGTCGCGATCGCTCAAATCTCTTCTGTGTAA
- a CDS encoding S-layer homology domain-containing protein — MRPPKISFRVGLALTVFLPMAGCSGDAVQQAFSADPQASQWSSPSALPKDFPTDLSYPNANLQGVQQNQSNLPSDSKSQRSTQQTRWATPDNSQKVQQYYSELLQKGSWQLSGRKLSQQQLILLAKRDRLQVRVTIPATGTLVPIQTGNNGGRRIPMTVFFIDYSQGKSSSSSESPTKSLPQPGDLDFIGPVANQASEPSKDETSQNSAEVPTALKTYVNDVQRLKVIDLGNPNQPIQRGTFARWLVETNNRLYQDRPTQQIRLAATSQTPVFKDVPSSNPNFPYIQGLAEAGFIPSPLSGDADQATFQANKPLTREILLSWKVPIDLRKILPSTTTTKVQEVWGFKDTKQISSPALSAIFADHNNGELANIRRLLGSALLLQPKKPVTRAEAAATLWFIGVAGEGYSAKDVLRAEQQAEAASSS, encoded by the coding sequence ATGCGACCTCCTAAAATCAGCTTCAGAGTGGGTTTGGCCCTCACAGTCTTCTTACCAATGGCAGGGTGTAGCGGAGACGCAGTGCAACAGGCTTTTTCTGCCGATCCACAGGCTAGTCAGTGGAGTAGTCCTTCAGCTTTACCCAAGGATTTCCCTACTGATTTGAGCTATCCCAATGCCAATTTACAGGGGGTGCAACAAAATCAGAGCAACTTGCCTTCTGACTCGAAAAGCCAACGTTCAACTCAGCAAACTCGATGGGCGACTCCCGATAACAGCCAGAAAGTGCAGCAATATTACAGTGAGTTATTGCAAAAAGGGAGCTGGCAGCTTTCAGGTCGGAAATTAAGTCAGCAGCAGCTAATTTTGCTTGCTAAGCGAGATCGACTTCAGGTTAGAGTTACTATCCCTGCCACAGGGACCTTAGTTCCTATACAAACAGGAAATAATGGTGGACGTCGCATCCCCATGACGGTCTTTTTCATCGACTATTCCCAAGGGAAGTCGTCATCGAGTTCCGAATCACCGACCAAGTCTCTACCCCAGCCTGGAGATTTGGATTTTATTGGGCCAGTTGCTAATCAGGCATCTGAGCCATCAAAGGATGAAACCAGCCAGAATTCTGCGGAGGTGCCAACAGCACTCAAAACCTATGTCAATGATGTTCAAAGACTTAAAGTTATTGATCTAGGCAATCCCAATCAGCCTATCCAGCGGGGGACTTTTGCGCGCTGGTTAGTAGAAACCAATAATCGGTTATATCAAGATCGTCCTACACAGCAAATTCGCTTAGCCGCAACGAGTCAAACCCCTGTGTTTAAAGACGTTCCGAGCTCAAACCCCAATTTTCCTTATATTCAAGGCTTAGCGGAAGCGGGCTTTATTCCGAGTCCTCTCTCAGGGGATGCTGACCAAGCTACGTTCCAAGCGAATAAACCCCTTACTCGCGAAATTCTGTTGAGCTGGAAAGTGCCGATTGATCTGCGCAAAATCTTACCTTCAACCACAACTACAAAAGTGCAGGAGGTGTGGGGCTTCAAGGATACTAAGCAGATTTCATCTCCCGCGCTCTCAGCAATTTTTGCCGATCATAATAACGGTGAGCTTGCCAATATTCGTAGACTGCTGGGATCAGCACTTTTGCTTCAACCTAAAAAGCCTGTAACCAGAGCTGAAGCAGCCGCTACCCTTTGGTTTATTGGAGTTGCTGGCGAAGGATATTCTGCTAAAGATGTATTGCGAGCGGAACAACAAGCTGAAGCGGCTAGTTCTTCTTGA
- a CDS encoding pentapeptide repeat-containing protein, producing MRTGIIAAVLFVGLLTWLGNSSKPSPQSLSPTTVSSPLPESSTNVPTVPVDESAGLSIIAPSSEEIIERIRWTGSCANCNLRGINLEGAELVLYRQPQKDEFFQAEQAPAIGVNLEKVNFSNAQLSKANLSRAFLHSAVLEEAVLKEATLTQAILRQANLRSANLESALLENARFQDADLRRVNLQQAFVKSANFARANLVGANLTQADLRETNFTKANLAQAELLQAKLRDANFSQANLINANLSETRIDGANFSGANLRGAKLPKAGLNNVNFCQATMPNGKKNTTCPKPSP from the coding sequence ATGAGAACGGGAATTATTGCAGCAGTGCTCTTTGTTGGACTGTTAACTTGGCTAGGAAATAGTTCTAAACCATCTCCACAAAGCCTTTCACCCACAACCGTTTCTTCTCCTCTCCCTGAATCTTCTACCAATGTACCGACTGTCCCTGTGGACGAATCAGCCGGTCTATCCATCATTGCTCCCAGTTCTGAAGAAATTATTGAACGCATTCGATGGACAGGAAGTTGTGCTAACTGCAATTTAAGAGGCATTAATCTAGAAGGGGCTGAGCTGGTCCTATATCGGCAACCCCAAAAAGATGAATTCTTCCAAGCGGAACAAGCTCCTGCGATTGGCGTTAATTTAGAAAAAGTCAATTTTAGTAATGCCCAACTCAGCAAAGCCAACCTTTCTAGAGCTTTTCTGCATAGTGCTGTCTTAGAAGAAGCTGTACTGAAAGAGGCAACGCTGACTCAAGCCATATTGAGACAAGCCAATCTCCGATCGGCCAATCTTGAGTCAGCACTGCTAGAAAATGCCCGTTTCCAAGATGCCGATTTAAGAAGGGTGAATCTACAGCAGGCCTTTGTTAAATCAGCAAATTTCGCCCGTGCAAATTTAGTGGGAGCAAATCTAACACAAGCAGATCTCAGGGAAACTAATTTTACGAAAGCCAATTTGGCTCAAGCAGAGTTACTACAAGCTAAACTGCGGGATGCTAACTTCAGTCAGGCAAATCTCATCAATGCCAACTTATCTGAAACCCGCATTGATGGCGCTAACTTCAGCGGTGCGAACTTAAGAGGGGCAAAATTACCTAAGGCAGGACTCAATAATGTAAATTTCTGCCAAGCAACCATGCCCAATGGCAAAAAAAATACAACTTGTCCTAAACCCTCACCCTGA
- a CDS encoding glycosyltransferase: MLNPSLTILYQIDPLDISIGGIQTTILNFIKYAPQDFDIRLVGISSRKECEIGRWQSVLVFDRQIQYLPLLYVKDDNVRGLIPTTLKFLLALFGKELDSDFLHFHRIEPSLVSMNWHGEKTLFIHADIKKQVNGQGDNKAFLWRYFPSAYFFFENFLIKQFSYVLSCNSESLQYFRETYCSTEDRYQLIRNTVDDEIFFPLSTPLKDQKRLQLIAEMGLSLGTRFMAYVGRLHPQKDPLLLVRSIAELDDANIHLLMIGEGELKEDIESEIKYLGLDSQITLLGAMNSREIADILRVSELLALTSIYEGLPMVVLEALSCGIPVVSTDSGETSKLLTENTGVVIPTRTPESTADSLRTVLRNSQSFPSKACAQSSSPYWARWVVSEVYNEMRERWKNKQQLLEKTFSTV; this comes from the coding sequence ATGTTGAATCCCTCTTTGACTATTCTTTATCAGATTGATCCCCTCGATATCAGCATCGGTGGTATCCAGACAACCATTCTGAATTTTATTAAGTATGCGCCTCAAGATTTCGATATTCGATTGGTAGGGATCTCATCTAGAAAAGAGTGCGAAATTGGTCGCTGGCAGAGTGTTTTAGTGTTTGACAGGCAGATACAGTATCTTCCTCTACTTTATGTTAAAGATGATAATGTGAGAGGTCTTATACCCACTACGCTGAAATTTCTTCTAGCGTTGTTTGGAAAAGAGTTAGACTCTGACTTTCTGCATTTTCATAGAATTGAACCTTCCTTAGTATCTATGAATTGGCATGGAGAAAAGACATTGTTTATTCATGCAGACATAAAAAAGCAAGTTAATGGTCAGGGAGATAATAAAGCTTTTTTATGGAGATATTTTCCTTCGGCATACTTCTTTTTTGAAAATTTTCTAATTAAGCAATTCTCTTATGTGCTGTCATGTAACTCAGAATCACTTCAGTATTTTCGGGAAACTTACTGCTCTACCGAAGATCGGTATCAGTTGATCCGAAATACTGTAGATGATGAAATCTTTTTCCCACTATCTACTCCACTGAAAGACCAGAAGCGTCTGCAGCTAATAGCGGAAATGGGGTTGTCACTGGGAACACGTTTCATGGCCTATGTGGGGCGATTGCATCCTCAAAAGGATCCATTGTTATTAGTTAGATCAATCGCAGAACTCGATGATGCCAATATTCATCTACTTATGATTGGAGAAGGTGAATTAAAAGAAGATATTGAGTCAGAAATCAAATATTTAGGGCTAGATAGTCAAATAACTTTGTTGGGAGCTATGAATTCGCGAGAAATCGCAGATATTCTTAGAGTCAGTGAACTTTTAGCCCTAACCAGTATCTATGAAGGTCTACCTATGGTCGTATTGGAGGCCCTCTCCTGTGGAATTCCAGTCGTTTCCACAGATTCAGGTGAAACCTCTAAACTTTTGACGGAGAACACAGGAGTTGTAATTCCAACTAGAACACCTGAATCTACCGCTGATTCTCTCAGGACTGTGTTGAGAAACTCTCAAAGTTTTCCTAGCAAAGCTTGTGCCCAATCATCTAGTCCCTACTGGGCTAGGTGGGTTGTTTCTGAAGTCTATAACGAAATGCGAGAACGATGGAAAAACAAACAGCAATTATTAGAGAAAACTTTCTCGACAGTGTAA